A part of Paenarthrobacter sp. A20 genomic DNA contains:
- a CDS encoding PAS domain-containing hybrid sensor histidine kinase/response regulator, with the protein MLVFGLASGTGTTTAQLAGDLAILLAALTALTTHTLAARKRQDNTAGRWFIVAGLAVWCAGQIVWTINGITLDHHYPFPSFADIGFVWYALPTSIGLVLLLRGQGLRTSLRRTILDAGVVASSMFFIAWSSVLGSLAATTDQDAFAQATQMAYPIADVFMVSVVIVLTMRAARGRRLPWLSLGIGFWILAITDLAYMNFTLQGITGVTGSPLALGWVFAFLLVGLSPLLPEADSTRNDGRAYAAALELLPYLPVFSAVFFSRSRPIGEDRILLVTGLVVIVFVIVRQVLIVVENVTLTRDLESKVAERTAELEGLGAIVNSSGDAIIGETPDGVITSWNPGAERIFGYPASEAIGRKGDFFVPAELMEKERGALEATAQSGDVQNYETLRKRGDGDVIPVSVTLSPVRGESGIRGVATISRDITERRAAEKELLAAREAALEASRLKSEFLATMSHEIRTPLNAVIGLTSLMMDTPLSEGQRQYAQGVKGAGEVLLTLINDILDFSKLEAGKVDLDVNAFDPRALVDEVAGLVAEAAQGKNLELISYCHPDVPERLMGDAGRIRQILLNLSSNAVKFTPAGEVEIQVSVVSRDTENAALRFEVRDTGIGISAEDHHRLFESFAQADASTTRRYGGTGLGLAISRRLTEVMGGRIGLESEPGTGSKFWFVLELPVGPAASDTGTLPATLAGRRVLVVDDNATNRLVLEKQLASWGMQPVAVADAASAMDEYRTAVLTSHPYDIAVVDMCMPDTDGLELARQIKSENQGSGTPGIILLTSTMQVERGDLVSAGIREYLTKPVRSSEFYNRLLRLMATRTVGSAAPTASSEIFATAEPVRRLGKLLVAEDNEVNQLVARGMANRLGYDVDIVDDGAKAVTAALSGTYAAVLMDCHMPVMDGFDATRAIRARNGHSARIPIIAMTAGALNEDRERCFAAGMDDYISKPVDLAKLGEVLIRWVPEVDETSTAVGGSAAQAAVGVAQEPAEAPASSAVIQDAGVQNAVVLDAARLQILRELGPADGLGLLPEAIRAFRQDAQMAVEALRSALAGEQASALEAAAHKLAGAASNIGAAGAAALCKDLERFGREAGPDLATLGTPVLGQLQAELSRVDLALERTLQGAS; encoded by the coding sequence TTGCTGGTTTTCGGGCTGGCAAGCGGAACAGGAACGACGACGGCGCAACTCGCCGGTGACCTGGCGATCCTTCTCGCTGCACTCACCGCGCTGACCACCCACACCCTCGCTGCCCGGAAACGACAGGACAACACAGCCGGCCGATGGTTCATCGTGGCAGGCTTGGCCGTATGGTGCGCCGGGCAAATCGTGTGGACCATCAACGGCATCACGCTCGACCACCATTACCCCTTCCCTTCCTTCGCTGACATCGGTTTCGTCTGGTATGCGCTGCCCACGTCCATTGGACTTGTGCTGCTGTTGAGGGGCCAGGGGCTGCGCACTTCACTGCGCCGCACCATCCTGGACGCCGGCGTGGTGGCAAGCTCCATGTTCTTCATCGCATGGAGCTCCGTCCTCGGATCCTTGGCAGCAACCACCGACCAAGACGCTTTTGCCCAGGCAACGCAGATGGCCTATCCCATTGCTGATGTGTTCATGGTCTCTGTGGTGATCGTCCTGACGATGCGCGCGGCCCGCGGCCGCCGGCTTCCCTGGCTGAGCCTGGGAATTGGCTTCTGGATCCTTGCCATTACAGACCTGGCCTATATGAACTTCACGCTCCAGGGCATCACGGGTGTCACGGGCTCCCCCCTGGCGCTGGGGTGGGTGTTCGCCTTCCTGCTGGTGGGGCTCAGCCCGTTGCTCCCGGAAGCGGACAGCACGCGCAATGATGGACGGGCCTACGCTGCCGCCCTTGAACTGCTCCCCTACCTCCCTGTGTTCAGCGCCGTGTTCTTCTCGCGCAGCCGTCCCATCGGGGAGGACCGCATCCTGCTGGTCACCGGACTGGTGGTGATTGTCTTCGTCATCGTCCGGCAGGTTCTGATCGTCGTCGAGAATGTGACGCTGACCCGCGACCTCGAGTCCAAGGTGGCCGAACGCACTGCCGAGCTGGAGGGGCTCGGGGCAATCGTCAACTCCTCCGGCGACGCCATCATCGGCGAAACACCCGACGGCGTGATCACCAGTTGGAACCCAGGGGCGGAGCGCATCTTCGGGTACCCGGCGTCGGAGGCAATTGGCAGGAAGGGCGACTTCTTCGTCCCCGCCGAGTTGATGGAGAAGGAACGAGGGGCGTTGGAAGCCACTGCCCAAAGTGGTGATGTTCAGAATTACGAGACACTGCGTAAGCGCGGAGACGGTGACGTTATTCCGGTGTCAGTGACGCTGTCTCCCGTCCGGGGCGAATCCGGCATCCGCGGCGTCGCAACCATCTCCCGGGACATCACCGAACGCAGGGCGGCCGAGAAGGAACTCCTCGCCGCACGTGAAGCAGCCCTGGAAGCAAGCAGGCTCAAATCCGAATTCCTGGCCACCATGAGCCACGAGATCCGGACTCCGCTCAACGCGGTAATCGGCCTGACGTCGCTCATGATGGACACGCCCCTGAGCGAGGGCCAGAGGCAGTACGCCCAGGGCGTCAAGGGCGCCGGTGAGGTCCTCCTGACCCTGATCAACGACATCCTGGACTTCTCCAAACTGGAAGCCGGGAAAGTGGACCTGGACGTCAACGCCTTCGACCCCAGGGCATTGGTGGATGAGGTGGCCGGGCTGGTTGCCGAAGCAGCGCAGGGCAAAAACCTGGAACTCATCTCCTACTGCCACCCCGACGTTCCGGAACGCCTGATGGGCGACGCCGGTCGGATCCGCCAAATCCTTCTGAACCTTTCCTCCAACGCAGTGAAGTTCACCCCGGCCGGCGAAGTCGAAATCCAGGTCTCCGTGGTCAGTCGGGACACAGAGAACGCCGCACTGCGATTTGAAGTCCGGGACACAGGCATCGGAATCAGCGCCGAAGACCATCACCGGTTGTTCGAATCCTTCGCCCAGGCCGATGCTTCCACCACGCGGCGGTATGGCGGCACTGGCCTGGGTTTGGCCATCTCACGTCGCCTCACCGAAGTCATGGGCGGCAGGATCGGACTTGAGAGCGAGCCGGGAACCGGCAGCAAATTCTGGTTCGTCCTGGAACTTCCCGTTGGCCCGGCCGCCTCGGACACGGGAACTTTGCCTGCCACGCTCGCCGGCCGCAGGGTGCTGGTGGTGGACGACAATGCAACCAACCGCCTGGTGCTGGAAAAGCAACTGGCCAGTTGGGGCATGCAGCCAGTGGCCGTTGCCGACGCCGCCTCAGCAATGGATGAATACCGCACAGCCGTGCTGACAAGCCACCCCTACGACATCGCCGTGGTGGACATGTGCATGCCCGATACCGACGGTCTTGAACTGGCACGCCAAATCAAGAGTGAAAACCAAGGTTCCGGAACGCCTGGGATCATCCTGCTGACCTCCACAATGCAGGTTGAAAGGGGCGACCTCGTCAGCGCGGGCATCCGGGAATACCTCACCAAACCCGTCCGAAGCTCAGAGTTCTACAACCGTCTCCTGCGCCTCATGGCCACCAGGACGGTGGGCTCCGCTGCCCCGACTGCTTCCTCCGAGATTTTTGCGACGGCCGAACCCGTACGGCGGCTGGGAAAACTGCTGGTTGCCGAAGACAACGAGGTCAACCAGTTGGTAGCCCGTGGCATGGCAAACAGGCTGGGCTACGACGTGGACATTGTGGATGACGGCGCCAAAGCCGTTACAGCAGCGCTGTCCGGGACATACGCAGCGGTGCTCATGGACTGCCACATGCCCGTCATGGACGGCTTCGACGCGACCCGGGCCATCCGGGCCCGCAACGGCCACTCGGCCCGGATTCCCATCATCGCCATGACGGCAGGGGCACTGAACGAGGACCGCGAGCGCTGCTTCGCTGCCGGCATGGACGACTACATCAGCAAGCCCGTGGACCTGGCCAAACTCGGGGAAGTTCTCATCCGTTGGGTCCCGGAGGTTGATGAAACGTCGACGGCGGTTGGCGGGTCGGCAGCGCAGGCTGCGGTGGGCGTCGCGCAAGAACCGGCGGAAGCACCGGCGTCGAGCGCTGTTATTCAGGATGCTGGTGTTCAGAACGCTGTAGTTTTGGACGCCGCGAGGCTGCAGATCCTGCGCGAACTTGGACCTGCCGACGGCTTGGGCCTCCTGCCGGAGGCTATCCGGGCGTTCCGGCAGGATGCGCAGATGGCCGTTGAAGCGCTGCGGTCTGCGCTGGCTGGCGAACAAGCCAGCGCTTTGGAAGCGGCCGCACACAAACTCGCCGGTGCTGCGTCCAACATCGGGGCCGCGGGCGCTGCAGCCCTGTGCAAGGATTTGGAACGGTTCGGTCGCGAAGCGGGGCCTGATCTGGCTACCCTCGGCACACCGGTATTGGGGCAGTTGCAGGCTGAACTCTCACGGGTGGACCTTGCCCTCGAACGCACTCTCCAAGGAGCTTCATGA
- a CDS encoding diguanylate cyclase, with protein MKVLIADDDQISRMITKAAVEQSGHECIVAVDGDSAWQLYQDHSPEAVVTDLMMPGLNGLDLCRAIRAAEEDTYTYIILVTSHGSRKDVLAGMEAGADDYVTKPLDPFSLHIRLLAAQRITSLHADLARYRSALTEQARTDPLTKLNNRLKLTEDLGQLRSREDHDYCLAMVDVDNFKSYNDIYGHQAGDAALVAIATTLAREVRKADAVYRFGGEEFLLVLRDESVLGARTVMERVRSAVHDLRIEHSGDPDGVLTISAGVSAFTDGHRAGTEQLLREADLALYAAKASGRNRVTLASALRTE; from the coding sequence ATGAAAGTCCTGATCGCCGACGACGACCAGATCTCCCGGATGATCACCAAGGCCGCCGTCGAGCAGTCCGGCCACGAGTGCATCGTGGCAGTGGACGGCGATTCGGCATGGCAGCTCTACCAGGATCACAGCCCCGAAGCCGTGGTGACCGATCTGATGATGCCCGGCCTCAATGGGCTGGACCTTTGCCGTGCTATCCGGGCAGCAGAGGAAGATACCTACACGTACATCATCCTGGTGACCTCCCATGGGTCGCGGAAAGACGTCCTGGCCGGCATGGAAGCCGGAGCCGACGACTATGTCACCAAGCCCCTGGACCCCTTCAGCCTGCACATCCGGCTCCTCGCTGCCCAGCGGATCACGTCGCTGCACGCGGACCTGGCCCGGTACCGCTCGGCGCTCACTGAGCAAGCCCGCACGGACCCCCTGACCAAGCTGAACAACCGGCTGAAACTCACGGAAGACCTTGGCCAGTTGCGCAGCCGCGAAGACCACGACTACTGCCTGGCCATGGTGGATGTGGACAACTTCAAGAGCTATAACGATATCTACGGCCACCAGGCCGGGGACGCCGCTCTGGTAGCGATCGCAACAACCCTCGCCCGCGAGGTGCGCAAGGCCGACGCCGTTTATCGCTTTGGCGGCGAAGAGTTCCTGCTGGTCCTCCGCGACGAATCGGTCTTGGGTGCCCGAACCGTCATGGAACGCGTTCGTTCCGCAGTGCACGACTTGCGCATCGAGCACTCCGGAGACCCCGATGGCGTCCTGACCATCAGCGCTGGCGTCTCCGCCTTCACGGATGGGCACCGCGCCGGTACCGAGCAACTCCTGCGGGAAGCCGACCTTGCCCTCTACGCAGCCAAGGCCTCTGGCAGGAACCGGGTGACCTTGGCCAGCGCCCTCCGCACGGAGTGA
- a CDS encoding glycosyl hydrolase family 28-related protein: protein MSKDSGPAEFDSFSPVGTGSIPTPVSLPTRVGWRHGRGVRLLTATGAALLVMCAVTPTAAHANAAVAAQNAVPLSVTGSACSLSLATGSSATSVYSVTATPNDAIDDTASIQGRINAAGNAGGGIVKLPAGTFVINGKLRMAGNVKLEGAGPATILKAGPSFTGNTGPAGGYPIVTTAGADNTTLSNFTADQSGDTLNGNVTGRLNEYVIDVRESSNSLVQGVHTKNPFTYSIAFVGGLKWCVRDSSTQSATNGKYVELDGIHAMNTANGDIVGNVVDQRKGTDGDDGIAVHTYGNEDVHDIRIADNTVRGGRHGAGIDLAGGSGVVYNINLTGNTVWGSPRGLHDAYYDGTKQIHHIQVVGNTFKNNDIKTTGGAVDFERPVTYVTMTDNTACNSGDYRLPAGTGNVNARNTLSTAC from the coding sequence GTGTCCAAAGACAGTGGTCCTGCTGAATTCGATTCGTTCTCACCTGTTGGTACAGGTTCAATTCCAACCCCAGTATCTTTACCGACACGCGTTGGGTGGCGTCATGGACGCGGCGTTCGCCTCCTCACGGCCACAGGGGCAGCATTACTGGTCATGTGCGCCGTGACCCCTACCGCCGCCCATGCGAACGCTGCTGTGGCCGCTCAGAATGCGGTGCCTCTCAGTGTCACAGGGTCTGCCTGTTCCCTTAGCCTTGCCACTGGTAGCAGCGCGACGAGCGTTTACAGCGTCACGGCGACGCCAAATGACGCCATCGATGACACGGCAAGTATTCAAGGCAGGATCAATGCGGCCGGGAATGCTGGCGGCGGAATCGTAAAACTACCTGCAGGCACATTCGTCATCAATGGCAAGCTTCGCATGGCGGGCAATGTGAAGCTGGAAGGTGCGGGGCCGGCAACGATTCTGAAAGCGGGTCCTTCATTTACGGGTAACACCGGACCTGCTGGGGGATATCCCATCGTGACGACGGCGGGCGCCGACAATACCACCCTGTCGAACTTCACAGCGGACCAGTCAGGTGACACATTGAACGGCAACGTCACGGGCCGCCTCAATGAGTACGTGATTGACGTGCGTGAGTCGTCCAATTCCCTGGTCCAAGGCGTACATACGAAAAATCCGTTTACGTACTCAATCGCGTTCGTCGGCGGATTGAAGTGGTGTGTTAGGGACAGCAGCACCCAGTCCGCAACGAACGGTAAGTACGTGGAACTGGACGGCATCCATGCAATGAATACGGCTAACGGCGACATTGTGGGCAACGTCGTGGACCAGCGCAAGGGCACGGACGGCGACGATGGTATCGCTGTTCACACGTACGGCAATGAGGACGTTCACGACATCAGAATTGCGGATAACACTGTTCGCGGAGGCCGGCACGGTGCCGGGATAGACCTTGCTGGGGGATCCGGGGTTGTTTACAACATTAATCTCACCGGTAACACTGTCTGGGGTTCACCTCGGGGGCTGCACGACGCCTACTACGACGGCACAAAGCAAATCCATCACATTCAGGTTGTAGGGAACACCTTTAAGAACAACGACATCAAAACAACCGGCGGGGCAGTCGACTTCGAGCGACCGGTGACTTACGTGACCATGACGGACAACACGGCATGCAACTCAGGTGATTACCGGCTTCCGGCCGGTACCGGGAATGTCAACGCGCGGAACACTCTGAGTACGGCATGCTGA
- a CDS encoding glycoside hydrolase family 5 protein, with the protein MRHLLPTLLLSIVLTTVIAGCSVEPDHAAEPMTFGVLGSTCTPERLAALHEAGVSVVELPVAWDRYQPEAGQENRDYVDEVRARLNDCRQAGMGVILSPGLHYPPDWVGDLTGGVLKGSGGDVPKDAGAELVFSAEVRDAARKYLARVASDLGFEGITAIRVGTNATGELGYPGHGDGDGGSEDGGNEDGGSDEEFWAFGDAPQFGIGLAEGVAPSPMPGWVPGSRSWHGKSVTDEQVQRWWDWYAGSVVNAVAWQVGELRTLGFQGRVHVPVAGRGVLPADKAEAVKGRLDGRANPDGAQERGLDYAAQFAVLATLTGVDVDFTGLDDVSDVRARAAVPPQDQCRPGDDDVVLLGDVSSWSSHRYTSALARRAGLGLVGENPGPPDSPFTGGSPESHSLAEQMGTAPRYAVECGMAMFLFGFEENLFEDDDRAGSGFALEDYKEVIEGIHR; encoded by the coding sequence ATGAGACACCTGCTTCCGACTCTCTTGCTTTCCATCGTCCTGACCACTGTGATCGCGGGATGCAGCGTGGAGCCCGATCACGCAGCTGAGCCTATGACTTTCGGAGTCCTGGGGAGCACCTGTACTCCAGAACGGCTGGCAGCGCTCCATGAGGCCGGCGTTTCTGTGGTGGAGTTACCGGTGGCCTGGGATCGGTACCAGCCGGAAGCTGGACAGGAGAACCGTGACTATGTTGACGAGGTGCGGGCGCGGCTGAACGATTGCCGCCAAGCCGGCATGGGCGTGATTCTGTCTCCCGGGCTGCACTACCCTCCTGATTGGGTAGGGGATCTTACTGGGGGCGTTCTGAAGGGCAGCGGCGGAGACGTGCCGAAGGATGCCGGGGCAGAGCTCGTCTTCAGTGCAGAGGTGCGGGACGCGGCACGGAAGTACCTGGCCCGCGTCGCATCGGACCTGGGCTTCGAGGGCATCACAGCCATCCGTGTCGGTACGAACGCCACCGGTGAGCTGGGGTACCCGGGGCACGGTGACGGTGACGGTGGCAGCGAAGACGGTGGCAACGAAGACGGCGGCAGCGACGAGGAATTCTGGGCGTTTGGTGACGCTCCCCAGTTCGGTATTGGTTTGGCTGAGGGGGTGGCACCGTCTCCGATGCCGGGATGGGTTCCGGGCTCCCGTTCATGGCACGGCAAATCCGTCACTGACGAACAGGTGCAGAGGTGGTGGGACTGGTACGCCGGATCTGTTGTCAACGCGGTGGCATGGCAGGTAGGCGAGTTGCGGACGCTCGGATTTCAGGGGCGCGTGCATGTACCGGTCGCGGGCCGTGGAGTGCTGCCGGCTGACAAAGCGGAAGCCGTCAAAGGTCGCTTGGACGGGCGGGCCAACCCTGACGGCGCTCAGGAACGTGGGTTGGACTATGCTGCACAGTTCGCGGTCCTGGCAACGTTGACGGGGGTGGACGTGGATTTCACCGGACTGGACGATGTGTCGGACGTCCGGGCGCGGGCTGCTGTTCCGCCGCAAGACCAATGTCGGCCGGGCGACGATGACGTTGTGCTGTTGGGAGATGTCTCCTCGTGGTCATCACACAGGTATACGAGCGCCCTGGCCCGGCGGGCAGGACTCGGTTTGGTGGGGGAGAACCCCGGACCGCCCGATTCACCGTTCACCGGCGGCTCGCCCGAGTCGCACAGCCTTGCTGAACAGATGGGAACTGCTCCGCGGTATGCGGTCGAATGCGGGATGGCGATGTTCTTGTTCGGCTTCGAAGAAAACCTCTTTGAAGATGACGACCGTGCGGGAAGCGGATTTGCTCTTGAAGACTACAAAGAAGTTATTGAAGGCATTCACCGGTAA
- a CDS encoding glycosyltransferase family 39 protein yields the protein MNSLHLLEVLPTEGRTRSSARRAQRALRRSRWVALLVGLLALVFRVFGVQRANDLFIDEVTYADIARQVADGHMPSSSGAPFFLHPPGSYALNALVIRVLGLEGHAMDLALQLRWVNSVLGAMTAVVCFLLVRRLVGVGPAALAGVILASDPFVLRMDGRLMMETPAGLAALSGWLLVLIALNRERGRARLRIEVSAGLVFGLAVVMKDMTAVFTVVPLLAAVVWRRTVPLQTALRILACSIVPYLVYLGLIAVTGLFPQFMDQKSVGILRMVGAVQMTGFNSVPGVSLTDRLMDMAGRFGTSYMLLGLSVVAGVVAAASPSVGRRVMGLFSIITGLVGVYSVFFGAAEEQFGYCVVLAALVSTPIAAVMVVKWRPRLRGAVIAFAAIVAVLSLLLGIQARSVVDDGLVRARDWMNAELPLSSKVALTSVTGEFALQPHENWEVLPSLQSLRDGGAEYVLTQGRPLSEGYGFASPEFLGWLQDNAQPVFTFTGPTSGDTVVWMLDRARLEAAVAGGLTLPPVTGGYP from the coding sequence ATGAATTCGCTTCACCTGCTGGAAGTACTTCCGACGGAGGGCCGCACGCGGAGTTCCGCCCGCAGGGCTCAGAGGGCCCTGCGGCGCAGCCGGTGGGTTGCGCTGCTGGTGGGGCTACTGGCCCTGGTGTTCCGGGTGTTCGGTGTTCAACGGGCCAACGACCTGTTTATTGACGAGGTAACCTACGCGGACATCGCACGACAAGTAGCTGATGGGCACATGCCATCAAGCTCGGGCGCTCCCTTCTTCCTGCACCCTCCCGGTTCGTATGCACTCAACGCCCTGGTCATTCGAGTGCTGGGCCTTGAAGGTCACGCCATGGATTTGGCTTTGCAGTTGCGCTGGGTCAACTCCGTCCTGGGAGCAATGACAGCGGTTGTCTGCTTCCTGTTGGTGCGCCGTCTGGTGGGAGTGGGACCTGCAGCATTGGCTGGCGTCATTCTGGCAAGTGATCCATTTGTCCTGCGCATGGACGGGCGGCTGATGATGGAAACCCCTGCGGGCTTGGCCGCGCTGTCAGGGTGGCTGCTGGTCCTTATTGCACTCAACAGGGAGCGGGGACGCGCGCGCCTGCGGATCGAAGTCAGTGCCGGGTTGGTCTTCGGACTAGCCGTCGTCATGAAGGACATGACGGCAGTCTTCACGGTGGTCCCTCTGCTGGCCGCGGTGGTCTGGCGCAGAACCGTTCCCCTGCAAACAGCTTTGCGTATCCTCGCGTGTTCAATCGTTCCGTATCTGGTCTATCTGGGCTTGATCGCTGTCACCGGTCTGTTTCCGCAGTTCATGGACCAAAAATCGGTGGGCATCCTCAGAATGGTTGGGGCTGTCCAGATGACTGGCTTCAATTCAGTCCCGGGTGTCAGCCTGACCGATCGACTTATGGATATGGCCGGCCGGTTCGGTACCAGCTACATGCTTCTGGGGCTCTCCGTTGTGGCTGGTGTTGTGGCCGCCGCTTCTCCGTCGGTGGGACGGCGGGTCATGGGTCTGTTTTCGATCATTACCGGTTTGGTTGGCGTCTACTCCGTGTTTTTCGGGGCGGCAGAGGAACAGTTTGGTTACTGTGTGGTGCTGGCCGCCCTGGTTTCAACACCCATAGCCGCTGTGATGGTGGTGAAATGGCGGCCACGCCTTCGAGGGGCAGTCATTGCTTTCGCTGCGATCGTCGCCGTACTTAGTCTTCTTCTCGGTATTCAAGCAAGGTCCGTAGTGGATGACGGCCTGGTGCGTGCCCGTGACTGGATGAATGCCGAGCTGCCCCTTTCCTCAAAGGTGGCTCTGACATCGGTCACCGGAGAGTTCGCTTTACAGCCACATGAGAATTGGGAGGTGTTGCCTTCGCTGCAATCCCTGCGGGACGGAGGCGCCGAGTACGTTTTGACGCAGGGCAGACCGCTGAGTGAGGGGTACGGTTTCGCTTCGCCGGAGTTCTTGGGCTGGCTGCAGGACAACGCCCAACCAGTTTTCACATTCACTGGTCCAACGTCCGGTGACACTGTTGTGTGGATGTTGGACCGGGCAAGGTTGGAGGCCGCTGTCGCCGGAGGCCTGACACTCCCTCCTGTAACGGGTGGGTATCCATGA
- a CDS encoding PIG-L deacetylase family protein, with the protein MLLESRVERSMAGDAPWLFLSPHLDDAVLSCGALIEAQAQGREIIVATLFTEAMPSPHTRAARSFMRQCAIPDAGELFVARQSEDRAVLEDMGVQSIHLGEVDALFRRRRKPAMLGSSAWERLLPELTHRYPTYRFDIALGRVSRGDQGLIRQLRSNIAVLMAQTKADLLFCPAGVGKHVDHLITREVGKGHPESLVMYSDFPYDLVAGPDETHMAKMGFVPWTWDSGLDAKPGRIRQYASQADALFPAGEIPLQPEIYYVPGSAAPASKYGES; encoded by the coding sequence ATGCTGCTCGAATCACGCGTTGAGCGGTCCATGGCAGGCGACGCGCCGTGGCTCTTCCTATCACCCCATCTGGATGATGCAGTGCTGTCCTGCGGGGCGCTGATCGAAGCTCAAGCACAGGGGCGCGAGATCATCGTGGCCACGCTGTTCACGGAGGCCATGCCGTCACCCCACACGCGCGCGGCACGGTCCTTCATGCGCCAATGCGCCATACCGGACGCAGGGGAACTCTTCGTGGCCAGGCAGTCGGAGGACCGGGCTGTGCTGGAGGACATGGGAGTCCAGTCAATTCACCTCGGCGAAGTGGACGCGCTTTTCCGACGCCGGCGCAAGCCGGCGATGTTAGGCAGCAGCGCGTGGGAAAGACTCCTGCCGGAACTCACCCATCGTTACCCCACTTACCGGTTCGACATCGCGTTGGGCAGGGTTTCCCGGGGTGACCAGGGGCTTATCCGCCAACTCCGGAGCAACATTGCCGTGCTCATGGCGCAGACCAAAGCGGATCTTCTCTTCTGCCCTGCGGGAGTGGGGAAGCATGTGGACCACCTCATCACCCGGGAGGTTGGCAAAGGCCATCCGGAGAGCTTGGTGATGTACTCGGATTTTCCTTATGACCTTGTGGCCGGGCCCGATGAAACGCACATGGCGAAGATGGGATTTGTGCCGTGGACTTGGGACTCAGGACTCGACGCCAAACCCGGTCGGATCAGGCAATATGCGTCGCAGGCTGACGCATTGTTCCCCGCCGGAGAGATTCCGCTGCAGCCGGAAATCTATTATGTGCCCGGAAGTGCAGCGCCTGCCTCGAAATACGGGGAGTCATGA
- a CDS encoding glycosyltransferase has translation MRTHEINRRLAAKDFHVTVLTTRYPGWKERVEDGVHYVPIGFGTGGNRLTRLVAYVVRLPFEVHKRRAATELVVEDFFAPFSTMAAPLWTKRPTIGVVQWLHAKDKARQYKLPLHWIERLGVRRHRRLISVSQGISDRLKELNPALHVDIIGNGVDPGIWNTQPRHGNDVLFVGRLEYEYKGLDLLLEAWAKACRRVDGNLLIAGKGPDEKRVRASIQDAGLSERVQFLGWLSGDKKFGAISGARLMVVPSRHETFGLVAIDALAAGTPVIAFDIPCLREVVPRGTGWLVEPFDVKALEEEIVRRYQQEGLEHVAARGREFAADYNWDALADLQAGAYNTALGELNEPRPKRQWALSPERA, from the coding sequence GTGCGGACCCACGAGATCAACCGCCGCCTGGCTGCCAAAGACTTCCATGTCACCGTGCTGACCACCCGATACCCGGGCTGGAAGGAACGCGTGGAGGACGGTGTGCACTATGTGCCGATTGGCTTCGGAACAGGCGGCAACCGTCTGACCAGGCTGGTGGCCTATGTTGTCCGACTGCCCTTTGAAGTCCACAAGCGCCGGGCAGCTACTGAGCTGGTTGTGGAGGATTTCTTCGCTCCGTTTTCCACCATGGCCGCACCACTCTGGACCAAGCGTCCAACCATCGGAGTGGTCCAATGGCTCCATGCCAAGGACAAAGCACGGCAGTACAAACTACCGCTGCACTGGATAGAGCGGTTGGGCGTCCGGAGGCACCGCAGGCTCATTTCTGTTTCGCAGGGAATCAGCGATCGATTGAAGGAACTGAACCCAGCCCTTCATGTGGACATCATCGGCAATGGAGTGGATCCCGGTATATGGAACACCCAACCCCGGCACGGGAATGATGTGCTGTTTGTCGGGCGCCTGGAGTACGAATACAAGGGTTTGGACCTTCTGCTGGAAGCCTGGGCCAAAGCGTGCCGCCGAGTAGATGGCAACCTGTTGATTGCGGGGAAGGGCCCAGACGAAAAAAGGGTGCGTGCGTCCATTCAGGATGCCGGTCTTTCTGAGCGCGTGCAGTTTCTTGGGTGGCTTTCAGGGGACAAGAAATTTGGTGCCATCAGTGGCGCCCGGCTGATGGTGGTGCCATCCCGGCACGAGACGTTCGGGTTGGTAGCCATCGACGCCCTGGCCGCAGGCACACCGGTAATTGCCTTCGACATTCCGTGCCTGCGGGAGGTCGTCCCACGGGGAACCGGGTGGCTCGTGGAGCCCTTCGACGTCAAAGCCTTGGAAGAGGAAATTGTCCGAAGGTACCAGCAGGAGGGGCTGGAACACGTCGCCGCACGGGGACGGGAGTTTGCCGCGGACTACAACTGGGATGCGCTCGCCGACTTGCAGGCAGGGGCTTACAACACAGCTCTCGGCGAACTGAATGAACCCCGACCCAAACGGCAATGGGCCCTCTCCCCGGAAAGGGCTTGA